One Rhinolophus ferrumequinum isolate MPI-CBG mRhiFer1 chromosome X, mRhiFer1_v1.p, whole genome shotgun sequence genomic window, aagaaacatcaaCAACCCAAGCGAAAATTGGGCAAgggcatgaaaaaaataaagcaaatataggaAATAGGAAATTCCACAGAACACATGAATTGGTTTCCTCCACAAATACACTGCAAATGAAAAAAGGGTAGGAAAACTGTTAACAATTAAAACATGGTTAAGAGAGACGTAAATCAAATgtgttgacattttttaaaacgtAATTCaaccaaataattaaaaagacacttttaaaacaCTGGGATATTTGAATATAGATTATTAAATACTAAGGAGTCATTGTTAATTTCAGTACTGTCGTGCTACTATCATGAATTGTTTTTAAAGCCTTATCTACTAGAGAAACATACTGAAGTATTGAAGAGTGAATTGATATGATATCTGggattcaatttaaaatattccataaagattataagaaagaaaagggacaaaTGAAGCAAAACTCTTGGTAAGTTCTGATTCCAGAAATGAATCTGTGGAGGCTCACCATGCTATTCTCTCTACTTGTGTGTATGTTAAAACTTTAATTGTGTACATTTCAAATGAGCAGTTGTAAAAAGTCCTGTATGGCAGTGCAAATCTCTGTGTCTAGAGAACAGATAAATCAAAAATATCACAATTATTTCAGTTACCATTGAAATATAATTCCCTTGGCATTCTATTACTGGTATTATTTGGTTTAAAACCGAACATTTAAAATGAGGCGTATCAACAGTCGTgtaacaattttttgttttttaatcttaagCTGACTGGTTGACTGAACTGACTGGTAAATTCAGTTAAACTGACTGTATAGGGACTTtggctaaaatataaaaatggtattATGGCAACTTTGCTGATGAAATCATCTGTCCTTTAGGGAGGGCGGGGGAGGAAGTATGCGAATCTTGTAGCTAGTGTAAAAAAACTTAATTTCTTATTATCGCTCAGATAGCAGGCCccgaggggagaaagggaggtgcACAAACGTTACCATCTGGCTATTCTGAACCCCCCTTTGCAGTGCTTCCCCAGTATTCCCTCAACACACCCAAGGGAGGGCTTCTGCTCCATTAACAAATCTTGCTATGCTGTTCGTAATTACAACTTCAAGGAAGCTATTACCCATCCCAACCTAATTGCATTGTTTGAAAAGAAGTCTCTAGACAGTAGAACATTTGAAGATAAAGGAACAAATCCTATTTCAGACCTGAAGATAAAAATGCAAGGGCAGTGATCTGATTTTCATCAAGGGAAGTACGTGGTTACCACACTGTGGGAAGACACTTAATTCTACCTTTAGAATTAAGTGAACATTTAAGAGTCTTTAGGGAATAATACACCTGAAGTACCCCGTGATGCAAACTACCAGACACTTTCAACACTTTAGCAAAATTCATATATCCAAGCAAATAATAAATATGCTTCCTACAATTATCCCACCCTAATCATCCAAGGAGGAAAACGTTCTCAGGACCTTGTATTGAAAACCCTTTATTGGCTTTGTTTCAATTGCGTTAAGAACCTAGACATTTCTTTAAGgttcatttgttaaaaaataaatatcccaCTAATTTCAACAAGATGTCTCTCTCTAGTCTGCCTACTTTGTAATTGCTGAGACTTTTACTGTTTATATACCATCCTGCAAAACACAGCAACACAGAATTAGTGGGTGGCAGTACTTACCTATTCAAACGATTAGAGAAATCCAAAGATACATTGGTAGATTTAATATGATTAAATGATTGACGTTTAATATGATTACTTTCACTTCATTGAAAGCATAATTTCAGTGACCATTTCAAGTCCAATATGCCCAAGATGAGAATTCAGGAGTCTGAAGTTCCTATTTGCTATTTCAGCATTTCCACCCACTCTTACTAGTTTCCATCTAAGTGGTGCTTTTATCTTTAGACATGCTTATTTACTTCTCCATTCTCTTTTGCTCTGCCTTATGGCGCTATCCTGAATTCCTTCCTGGGTGGCAGAGCCTTTGCCaatatttgtgcttttatttattgCAGAATCTGCCCTCAAGGTAGTCAGATTCTCACATTATCTTTCTCTGCAGCTCACAGCATAACCTGTTCTTCcatctctcaatctctctctctcatctctatctctatctctctctccaaGCAAGCTCATGCACCTTTCAGATCCCAGAAGCTCCTTGGCCTAGCTCTCGTGGAAGCTACTCAGATTCTGCGTTGGCATGGCATCCTCACTGACCAGAGATCCCTTTCTTCCCCCATAGAGCATGTGCTCCCTTGGTTTGGTGGTGGGGAGTAAATCTCATCTACCCCTCTTCAACTTCCACATCGGGAAGGTCACTCCCAGATCCAATCACAACATAGATTCTTTCTGGACCTTACATGTAGCTAGATATCTTCCCAGTTCTGGCCCAAGACACCATCAAAGCAACAAACCAGGACCACTGCAAGGACAACCACCACCTTTCATTTCCTAGCCCATCTCTAACTCCTCTCAGGACACCTGGACCACAGACCATGTTGAATGACTGATTTTTGGTGTTGCTGGACCCTTTACCTAGTTTTCAGCTCTTGCCCACTTTCCCACATCAACCCCCAGTTTGGGCCTTAACCTCCTTTGCAAAGTCATACCCACCCCCGTCCCTACCCTCCAGAAACAACTTTCCTAGGCCGAGAAATAATTCCTGCCCTGGACTTTGCCTGTTCACCAAGTAAACTGGCTTTGACTTCATGTCAGATCCCAAGGGGTAAATGAGGTCTTGCCATGGCTCTCACTTCCACTCTCCCAGAGCCTGCTGTGCTCCTGTTCATGGCAACTACAGCCAAGCTCATAACAAGAGACCTGCTTCCCAAGCTAGATTTCAATTCTCAGACCTGGGAGTAACAGCCCATGTTTACTGACTGAATGCTCACCGTGTAGCAGAGACagttctacatacctcatggTTGTGATCTCAGCGAATCCACACCTGTGAGGTGACCAGTACGATGACCAGTATTCGTTTAAACCACAGTGAGATTCACCAGGACAAGTAAAAGAATACCCAGCCTCCAAAGGTCTTAAACAATACGGAAATTTATTACCTAAATTCATTCGAGTTCCTAAGGTAGGGCTGGCTCCGGGCATGGTACAAGGAATGACATTTGGGCAGACAGAGATGAGACTGAGAACTCTGAATTCCTCAAATCCTCCTGAAAGTCCTGGCTGGCAGAGGTGGCCCCCACAAACCCCCTAACATTTCAATGACTTACCCTGGGATAAGGATTTCTCAGCGCCCTCCCTACTCCCTCAATACCTCTGAGCCCCTCAGGCCCACAAACAGATCTCAGCATAACTCACAAGGTCCAGTTGAGGAGATAGCCAGGCATCTTGCCAATTTCTTAGGCAGGAATCTGGGGCACATGAATGGGTGAGGATTCTAAGGGTGTCTGCCCAAGgagaataaaatgttaagatcAGGCTCTATTTAGCAAGGTGCACTTACTCAGGATCCAGAATGTAATGTTAGCTCAAGCACCTGAAAGGGGCATGATAATACTGTGCTCCATTGTTAATTAAAGCCTGAATTCCACAGCACCCCACAGGCAGTAAGGATTAAGGGGCCGAATTTCCCTGGCAGGGTTGAGGAAAGAATCCAAAGGCTCAGGAAGATAGGAACATTGTATGTGTCCAGATTCATGCCTGGTGTCCCAGCCTAATTATTAATAGTGCCCCCTTTCACTCCCAAGTGTCCCAGTTAGAGATGGTGTGCTACCCGCTTGGCCACCCTTACCCCATGCCACCCTGGAGGCCCCAGAGGACACTCCCTTCACCAGGGCTTTAAGAAATGCCTTAGTAGGGGGAGCACCAGAATCCCTATAAAGCCCTATGGTAGCTGTCCTCTGTAGCCTAGAGATGACAGTGGGGAATTCTGGGATTGAACTAAGTTACCTGATCTCAGTGGGAATACTGGGAGGCCGAGTGAAAGTGGTAGGGGCCAGTGATAGCACTTAACCATTAAAAGAcactccttttgtttttttcgtaGTGcttgatatttattgaaaagaacgCAAGTGCTTTTTCCAGGTAGTATTGAGAAGCTTGGCTGAgtgcctgtttttcttttgagactgctgcaatttttaaagaaaatgacagcTGTGCAAAAGTAGTGcataggagaaaagaaatgtcaaCAATTTGGCTGCCAGGCACACTAGGCCCCTGCAGCAATCTGGTGGTGTAGGGGAGGACTCTGGAAATAGGTAGGGAACTAACCAGGTCGAAAGACTGGCCCCTTCGGGGGTTGTGAGCTGTCCAAATAAATGTCCAAGGAGCTGTAGCCAACTCAGGCATCCTGTAGGTTGGTCCTTATCTCCAAAGGCGGTGGTCAGTCGCAAGAACGTGGTGGATGGTGGTGTCGTGGCAGCGTAGTTCTCTGGGCAGATGTTGGCCTGGCAGTTGGCAGGGCAGTGCATAATCTGACCAGTTGGTAACAGGGACCTGCCTTAGCGCTGGGGCTCAGGACACAGTCCACATTTGCAGGGGTGCTTCCCAGGGCTGGCCAGAGTGGGTGGCAGCGCGCTTCAGAGCAAACCCCCAGCCCCAGCACGTAATTGGAGCACAATTTCTGGAACAAAGACAAGCACTCcgggggatgagggagaggaccagaggttgggggagggaagaagatcGGAGGATTAGGGGGAGTACGGTGGCTCcgggaggggcaggaaggaggggagggaggtggcggCGTGCAGAGCCCTTCCCCCTTAGGCCCGAGGGTCTCCAGGCCTAGTAATCATCTTCTTCTTCGTCATCATCGTCGTCTTCTTCGTCGTCATCCCAGCCAAAACACTGTTTCATCTCCTCGAGGAAGGCCCTGTAATCACTTAGGAGGGGGCTATCCATCTCAATGTAGGGCACCACCCACTCCTCGGCTTCCCCGGTGAGCAGGCTGATTAGGAACGCCACCTTCATAGCGTCGTTGCAGAACCGGTTCTCGTTGACAAGCATGTAAGACGCCGTCTGCACGATAAACTCGGGGAGCCGGGAGCTCTCGCCGTTAAACGTTTCGGGGAAGGGCACCGGGCAGCTCGGCGGACGTACCTGGCGCAGCAGGGTGGCCCTCTCGCACACCAGCAGCCGCAGCTGTTCCATGAGCTGGCTGTTCTCGATGCTCAGGGCGCGGTGCCGCACCAGGAGCGCgtgcagcagcagcaccagctcGTCCACCATGGCGAACCGCTTGGAAAGGCACGGCTGGGCTCGGCTGGGTTCGGCTCGCCTAAGGTGCGCAGGGAGGCCTCGCAGGAAGTGCGTGTCCGCGGAGGCGCGGGTGGCCAGGGGTGGAGAGCCGTGCACGCAGGGGTCCCGGCGGCTGCGCAAGACCCGCCCACAAAGCCGCGGGCGCGGCCCCCGCGCCAGCGCGGCCCAGGGAGGAGGGGGGGCGTGTCCAGAGAAGACACTGGCGCTGCGTGGGGGCGGGGTCAGAGGGGGTGGGCAGGGCCGCGGCGACGTGACCACGGAGGGCGTGGCCAGGGGAGGGGCGGGCAGGTTCCCGGGGCCCAGGGCTGGTAGGTCTGACGGCGGGCGGATAAAGGCAGGGTATGTGGGACAGGCATTAGCCAGGACACAGCGAGCCCTAAGACCCGTCTCTCACAGAGGGCCAACCTGCTCAAGTTTAAAGGGTTAACCACCCTTCATCCCAGCTGAGTCACCCAATTCAATGTTCCTTACTGGGCCTGTGGCCATTAGATTCCATTTGTATGATGTTTATTAAcacattttcttgcttatttAAACTTCATCCATCCAGACAGCTATTAGCACTGCTGGCCGCAACGCGGGAGTCACACATTCTTTCCGAGTAATGAAAGACCCTCAGGAGTCCTGTCTTTcagacaaaatattatttaaacaggGATTGTTCTTTAGTTGGGAAATAATATTGTGTATCTGtcgtttttcattattatttttctaaatagcgAAGTATAAAAAGTTCTGCAAAATTATCCGACAAACATATGCAGGCATCCTGCTATCTTTGACTATTTCACTTCATAATATTAGTGTCCCTTGGCCACTGGGTATTATTCTTTGCTTAACAATGAagacttgtgtttttaaatggttttgtttttctactttgaaTGTGATTACTCCAATAGTTGTTGACAACTGAGTTGTGTCCAAGACCTTAGAGCCAACTTTGTCTGTGGGCTCTGCTTTTAAAAGAGATCCCCAATTCAATCACTTCGTGTCACTTCTACCGCTACCACCCTGATCCCAGCCTTCCTTTCTCACCTGGATTGCTGCAACTAATCTCTTAGCTTTcactcttctcttcctccagtgTATGTATTCTCCACAGTGTAGGTACAGGAATTCTTTAGAACAAAAGTTTTCCCTGTGCAAAACCCTCCAACGGTTTTTTCTTCTCACTCAAAAGAAGAAGCAAAATCTGGGTCATAGCAGTCAAGGCCCTGCATCACCCTCTGTGCCTTTTCCCATTCCCTGCTCTGTTCTAATCATATTGTCCCCCTTACTGATTTTCATACGCATCAAGTAGCTCTGGCCTCAGGATCTTTGCACTTCCTATCATTTCTGCCTTGCAAAGGCTCTCCCCTGTTAGCTGCCTGACTCCACCTCCTAATGTTTTTGGAGAGGACTCTCCTGACCACCTCATCTAGCACCCTGCTCTCTACCAGTAATCTCTAACCCCTCACCATGCTTCATTTCTTTACATGGCATTTATCAGACTAGCGATACCGTGCTAAGGACCGGCTGCCTGCcgcttgaaaaagttaaacatggagaGACAAGGTtggtgaaaagaaaagcaggtttattcagaatgccagCATTCTGGGATGATggcggactcctgtccaaagTCCATCTCCTCGCTCCTAGACCggtcagaaggttttataggaacacgagaagaacaaaggaaaggccGGGTGGGTCAATCAGGTCCCAGGACTGTCCTCAGTTcatggggtctggtctgttttaagataatgttatctccgGACTTGGCCACCATGGCCTGGGGCTTTAtgtgtcaccagtaaaaactgcaagggagttgcaaAACGGATTCCAGTGTCCAggcgcctgaggattaagaaatcgctcttttcaggttaggattctgttgagtaaatggattaatgaggtatgggtagccttgagaaagggaacaaaacagagtttttaAGTCAGTCAGTGAGcggagaaacagagaaaacagctgaatgtCAGGATGGAcctaactgcaaactagctaagtgtAACTACATTATTGATTCACTGAATTTCACCCTTTCATTAGCAGCCATCATGTCATATATTACTTTGTTCGTCAGTCTGCCTCCACTTTAGAATGTAAGTCTATGTGGACAATTTGCTTTGTTAGCTGCTGTATTCCTAATGCCTGGAAAAATGCTTGGCCCAGAGTAGAAGCTCCATAAATGTGTGGTGAATGAAAGAATCCCAGGGTGCAGATAATGTTGAAATAAGATTTAGAAGGGGTGGCTGCATAGTGTCCAAAAATACTCTTCAAACTGTCTGGTATGTTCTATCTATGATCAAGAATCAGTCTCCATTGTGAAATGATGACTGACATAATAAAAATGGCTaagtaattttttgaaaaacccTCTTCAGTCCTTTCACAATCAAATTTAATTGAATGGGCATTCATGGAAATAAGAGgctgagagaaaggagagaaacagggCCAAGGTCCAataaggagaggaggaaggatcAGGCTGCTGATTCGGTGGGCGGGGAAAAGAGCAGGTGGGAAGGAATATGAGCCCTTGGGCTCGCCTGTCATATGAGTTCCTCCACTATATGAGAAGCCCCTGGAGGCCAAGCAGGGACCCTCTCTCACTCATCCTTTGACCTTCAGCATCTGAAAGTGTTTATtgggtgctccataaatgttcaGTGGATGAAATACAGGCACAGGAAATGTCAGTGGTAGGTTTCTGGCCATGCTGTCCATTCACAGCTCAGGGTGGAAGGTGGACCTGCTTTGGGCAGCAGTGAGTATCCAGCTCCACTTTCCATGTCCAGACCCTACTACAGGAAAAGATGCCCAGAGTTCTACTCTCAGGAACACACTTCCTGTTGTCCACACGGTTCTAGCGATTGACTTGGGCTGCCTCTTTGATCccgcagcgttattcacaatagacatatatggaaacaatcaaagtgtccaccaacaaatgaatggataaagatatacatatatatgtatatacatataaaatgtttgcaGAATCCTAATATACATAGTTTTGCTAACACATATATGTGTCAAACCTTACATGTCAGGAGACAcagagataccgtgtttccccaaaaataagacctagccggacaatcagttctaatgcgtcctttggagcaaaaattaatataagaccgggtcttaatataacataagaccgggtctaatataatattataatattctgTTCAGTTTCTCAGATGAAGTAGGAGACGGATGGTGCCAAATATACTCACAGTCCCAGAGATATGGAACTGGGAAATCAGATTTCTATAACTGAATGATGATTTTCATGAACTAATgtcttattattaatttgtattcatgtatatgtttttatattactataaaatagaatttattgcCTATAGTATATTATACTACTATTATACAAATTGTTGTTCTCATTCCtagttatttcaatataattCGTCACTTTGAACATACAAGAGCTTATGCACTTGGTTTGTTTCTggtattttcatatgttttagaAAGTATCTGGCATCATGTTAAATCTGTTGTTAGAGATATTAAGAGCGGCCTGTCATAATTTGTGTTTACTTGTTTGGTTTTAAATGTAGACTAGGCCTGTCTTTCAAATGGGCCATTTACTTTGATCTACATTAAAGTTTTTAGGAGGCAGAATGAGTGTGGAGAATTGAAGATAACCACAGATTCTTTGCCACTTAGTCCATTAAGAGGTAGAAACAATGTTCCCTGCCTGTTTAATCTGGGCTGGCTCTGTGACTTGATTTGACAAATAAAGGATGATGGAAGTAACT contains:
- the LDOC1 gene encoding protein LDOC1, translated to MVDELVLLLHALLVRHRALSIENSQLMEQLRLLVCERATLLRQVRPPSCPVPFPETFNGESSRLPEFIVQTASYMLVNENRFCNDAMKVAFLISLLTGEAEEWVVPYIEMDSPLLSDYRAFLEEMKQCFGWDDDEEDDDDDEEEDDY